The DNA window CTTCGCTTCACTCGCAATGACGGGAAATGATGTTAGCAACGACAATACAAGTACTCATTGTCATTGCGAGGAGTATAACGACGAAGCAAACCAGAGACGGATGATAAAGGAAACAATGGTTTAATTATTACAAAGGAGTGTTCTATGAAAAGTAAAGGCAAATTTTTAAAAGTAATGCAGACAACGGTGTTTGCCGCAGGTTTGGTTTGGGGACAAACCGTAACTCAACCCGAGCCGATGTCAGGAAAAACGGTATTGCAGTTTTTTGCCGATGAGGAAATTAAAGCAGGCTGGAACTTAGGCAATACGCTTGACGCGTATAACGATTGGCAGCTTCCTGTAACGGCAATAGAAACGGCATGGGGAAACCCTGTCGCCACCCAACAACTGTTCAACGGAGTAAAACAGTCGGGCTTTGATATGGTACGTATTCCCTGCACTTGGCTCAGACATATCGGCGCCGCTCCCGACTATACCATAAGTTCGGCAAGATTGCAACGAGTCGAGGAAGTTGTAAAT is part of the Chitinispirillales bacterium genome and encodes:
- a CDS encoding glycoside hydrolase family 5 protein; its protein translation is MKSKGKFLKVMQTTVFAAGLVWGQTVTQPEPMSGKTVLQFFADEEIKAGWNLGNTLDAYNDWQLPVTAIETAWGNPVATQQLFNGVKQSGFDMVRIPCTWLRHIGAAPDYTISSARLQRVEEVVNYAKNAGIKAIVINIHHDGANTNGDQTTVGFVDMPAAVGNAAKKMEIENQIAKVWSQIAEYFKNYGDYLIFERELYAYVTGQPQFRSTSRFLA